The genomic region CAGGTGTCTTGACACCTTCTTGACTCGGTACTATAATATATAACTAAGACAATCTAGGAGGATCCCATAAACATATAATGAATACAAGAGAGATGCAAGACGAAATTTTACGTCTCAAAAAAGAAAAAGGGGTTTGTATTTTAGCACACGCCTACCAAAGTCACGACATTTGGGAAGTTGCCGATTTTGTAGGCGATTCTTTTGCTTTAAGTAAATATGCTGCCAAAGCACCACAAGATACCATCATGATGTGTGGGGTGCGCTTTATGGCAGAAACCGTTAAAGTTTTATCACCTGAAAAAACAGCTCTTCTAGCCAACCCAATGGCTGGTTGCCCAATGGCTGCGCAAATTGATAAAAAAATCGTTACATGGCTAAAAGATGCTCACCCAGACTACGCTACCGTTGCTTACATCAACACCACTTCAGAAGTGAAAACAATGGTCGATGTCTGCGTTACCTCTTCTTCAGCTGTCAAAATTATCAACAACATTGATAACGACAAGATTCTTTTTGTTCCAGACCGCAATCTTGGACAATGGGTCGCTAAGCAATGTCCTGATAAGCAATTTGAGTTTTTCAAAGGTGGCTGTCCAACGCATATGCGCATGCGTAAACGTGATGTCATTCGTGCGCGTAAAGAACATCCAAATGCTAAAGTACTGGTTCACCCAGAATGCCTAGCTGAAGTTACTGAGTTAGCTGATTTTGCTGGAAGCACAACAGAAATCATGGCTTACGCTAAAAATAGCAGTGATAAAGAATTTGTCATTGGTACTGAAAGCAGCATTGTTGAACACTTACAATTTGAATGCCCTGATAAACGCTTCTATCTTCTATCAACTGAATGTGTTTGTCACAACATGAAAATGACAACTCTAGCTGATATTTACAACTGTTTACTTGGACGAGCAGGTGAAGAGATTGAGCTTGACGAAGACACTATCAAAGGTGCTCGTCATGCGATTGACCAAATGATCCTGCTTGGACAAAAATAAATTTATTTGCATTTTCTACATTTAAAAAACCTGCAAAATTGCAGGTATTTGTCTATTCACAGAAAAAAACTGTCCAGTGGACAGTTTTTTTACCCTAGATTTGCAATAGTACAACCGCTACCACCTGCATTTTGTGGGGCGTAGCCGAATGATTTGACATGTTTGTTGCGGCTAAGGTATTTTGTGACCCCTTCACGGATAACACCTGTTCCGATACCGTGAATGATATCAACTTGAGCTATGTTATTGAGCAAGGCTTGATCGATAAATTCATCCAATTCTTGCATGGCTTCTTCGTAACGTTTACCACGAAGGTCAAGTCGGGCACGTGGTCCAGCAGATTTCTTGCTTTTCTTAACCACATGGACTTGTTTTTTCTTAGGTTTTTGCGCTTCTTCTTGAACTTTGACAAGGCTAAATTCGTCTTCTTTAAGCATCATCTTAATGAGACCAACTTGCACTTCCCATTTACCGTTTTTCGTTTGGTTAATCAAGGTTCCGCGTTGACCATAAGCTGTGACGATAATATCATCACCCACGCGCGGTGCACGCAATTTCTTGGCTTTCTTAAGAACTTTATTTTTCGATAAATCAACTTCAGGCGCTAATTTTTTCAACTGGCTTTTAGCTTCGATCACTTCGTGCGGTTTAAGGCCAGCTTTGTGATGAAGATTTTTGAGGATTTCTTCACTTTCAGCCATGGCTTTATCCACAATTTCTTGTGCCTTGTCAGAAGCTTTTTCAAGTTCTTTATCTTTGGCGTGTGAGAATTCGTTATAAAGTTTCTTGACTGCACGGTTGAATTTGAGGTTATCTTGTTCCACTTCTTTGATGTGGTCAAGACGTTTGCGGCTTTCGTGCGTTTGCTCTTCCAAACGTTCGATGATGCGGTTAACATCCGTATCAGAATCCATCAAACGCTCTGCTTCATTGACAATCACTTCTGCAAGACCTAATCGACGAGCGATTTCAAAAGCATTTGAGCGTCCTGGCACACCTTGCATGAAATGATAAGTCGGGCTCAAAGTCTCTGTGTCAAATTCCATGCTGGCATTTTCAACAAACTCTGTCTCGATACCGTAAGCTTTTAACTCAGGATAATGGGTTGTCGCCATGGTTTTGACTTGCATCAAACGCAAATGTTCCAAGATAGAAATGGCAAGACTTGCCCCTTCTTGTGGGTCAGTTCCTGCCCCCAATTCATCCACAAGGACCAAGCTATCTTTATCAGCAGCTGCCAAGATATCCACAATATTTGTCATATGGCTTGAGAATGTTGACAGGCTTTGCTCGATAGATTGTTCATCACCGATGTCAGCAAAAATCTCATTAAAAACAGCCACTTTACTACCTTTATCAGCAAGAATTGGTAGACCAGATTGCGCCATTAATTGTGCCAATCCCAAAGTTTTCAACATGACGGTTTTACCACCGGTATTTGGACCAGTGATAACGATAACTGTCAATTCATCTAAGAAATGCAAGTCATTTGCGACTGGATTTGTCAACAGCGGGTGACGAGCTTGCAAGAGTTGCACAGTCTTATCTGTGGATAACTGTGGGACAACTGCTTTGTTTTCTTGCATGAAGAGAAATTTTGCATGCACAAAATCCAAATGTCCCAAAACCCAAGCATTATTTCGAATAATATTAGTATGAGGGCGAAGCATATTTGACAATTCGCGTAAAATACGAGCCATTTCATGGCGTTCATCTGCGCGTAATTGTGTGATTTCTTCATTTAGTTGCACCACTGCACGTGGCTCAATATAAACGGTGCTTCCTGATGCTGAAATATCATGCACAACCCCTGAGATACGGTTGCGGTAGCTATTTTTCACAGGTAAAACTGCTCGACCATTACGACTAGCAATCAAAGTCTCTGTCAAATGGTCAGCTTGCTTTTTCAAGATATCCTGCAAGACTTGACGAACTCTGCTTTCATCATGATTGATTTGACGACGAATACGGTCTAATTCATGACTTGCAAAATTCTCAATAAATCCACCATCGTTAATGGCTTGTAAACTTCCTTGCAGACTTGGCAAAAGCTCAATTTTCTCAAAAAGAGTATTTAAAGCCGTCAAGTTAACATTTTCCAAATCGTTATAGAAATGCTTAACTTCTGCTGATACTTGCAAGATTTTTTTAATATCAATAATCTCTGAAACGTTAACATCAGCATCCAATTCTAAGCGACGCATACTTTCAGAAATATCACGCAAACTGCCAAGACCAAATCCGTGTTGCTCAATGAAAATCTGCTCCATATCAGACATTTCATCAAATGAACGTGAGATACGATCTGATTCAGTCATTGGAGAAAGTTGACGTAATTCCTCCTGCCCTTGCTCAGTTTGTAAATAGCCAGCAAAAAGTTGCTTGACCTTATCAAATTCTAACTGTTCTAAAATTCTGTTATTCATATCACTATTATACCAAAACTCATCTCATCAAGCGCCATTTGGCACTTGTGTTTTCCTTTAAATATAAACTGAATAAGTCTGAGATAAACTACCCCAGACTCTCTTACATTATCCTAAAATTGCTGTCACCCATAGTGACTTAATGATTCCCGCTAATGGCTGAAAATCATTAATAATTAGACGTGCTAACCAACTACTTGATAGCAAATTCTGCACCATTGACATAGGAACAGTTGCAAGTAATGT from Streptococcus lutetiensis harbors:
- the nadA gene encoding quinolinate synthase NadA, which encodes MNTREMQDEILRLKKEKGVCILAHAYQSHDIWEVADFVGDSFALSKYAAKAPQDTIMMCGVRFMAETVKVLSPEKTALLANPMAGCPMAAQIDKKIVTWLKDAHPDYATVAYINTTSEVKTMVDVCVTSSSAVKIINNIDNDKILFVPDRNLGQWVAKQCPDKQFEFFKGGCPTHMRMRKRDVIRARKEHPNAKVLVHPECLAEVTELADFAGSTTEIMAYAKNSSDKEFVIGTESSIVEHLQFECPDKRFYLLSTECVCHNMKMTTLADIYNCLLGRAGEEIELDEDTIKGARHAIDQMILLGQK
- a CDS encoding endonuclease MutS2; the protein is MNNRILEQLEFDKVKQLFAGYLQTEQGQEELRQLSPMTESDRISRSFDEMSDMEQIFIEQHGFGLGSLRDISESMRRLELDADVNVSEIIDIKKILQVSAEVKHFYNDLENVNLTALNTLFEKIELLPSLQGSLQAINDGGFIENFASHELDRIRRQINHDESRVRQVLQDILKKQADHLTETLIASRNGRAVLPVKNSYRNRISGVVHDISASGSTVYIEPRAVVQLNEEITQLRADERHEMARILRELSNMLRPHTNIIRNNAWVLGHLDFVHAKFLFMQENKAVVPQLSTDKTVQLLQARHPLLTNPVANDLHFLDELTVIVITGPNTGGKTVMLKTLGLAQLMAQSGLPILADKGSKVAVFNEIFADIGDEQSIEQSLSTFSSHMTNIVDILAAADKDSLVLVDELGAGTDPQEGASLAISILEHLRLMQVKTMATTHYPELKAYGIETEFVENASMEFDTETLSPTYHFMQGVPGRSNAFEIARRLGLAEVIVNEAERLMDSDTDVNRIIERLEEQTHESRKRLDHIKEVEQDNLKFNRAVKKLYNEFSHAKDKELEKASDKAQEIVDKAMAESEEILKNLHHKAGLKPHEVIEAKSQLKKLAPEVDLSKNKVLKKAKKLRAPRVGDDIIVTAYGQRGTLINQTKNGKWEVQVGLIKMMLKEDEFSLVKVQEEAQKPKKKQVHVVKKSKKSAGPRARLDLRGKRYEEAMQELDEFIDQALLNNIAQVDIIHGIGTGVIREGVTKYLSRNKHVKSFGYAPQNAGGSGCTIANLG